The region ACTGGACCTGGGCCCAGGGTGTGCGCCTCGACGCCGACGGGTTGGTGCGCGTCGTGCCCGACATCGCTTCGCGGCACGCCTACATCTCCGGCCCCGCAGGACTGATCGCCGAGCTCGCTCCGGCTCTCGAGCGAGCCCGGTCGATCACGACCGACGCGTTCAGCGGCTACTGATCGTCGCCCGAGGCCGGCTCGGCGTCGGCGGCCTCGATCATCGGCTCCGCGCCGGCCAGGGCTGCGGGATCCTCGGGGCGTGCCGGCAGCCGCACCTCGAACACGGTGTCGCCCGGCACGCTGCGCACCGAGATGCGCCCGTGGTGGGCCTGCACGATCGCCTTCACGATCGACAGGCCGAGACCCGTGCCGCCGGTCTGCCGCGCGCGTGAGCGGTCGGCGCGCGCGAAGCGCTCGAACAGCTCGTCGGTGATCGCCGGATCGATCCCGGGACCGTCGTCGTGCACCCGCAGCACCGCGTCCTGACCGTCGCGCGTCACCTCGACGGTCACCGTGGTGCCGGCGGGCGTGTGCGTGCGGGCGTTCGCGAGCAGGTTGGCGATCACCTGGTCGACGCGACCCGAGTCCGCGGCGATCACGACGGGCGCCTCGGGCACGTCGATCACCCACGTGTGGTCGGGGCCCGCGGGCCGGGCGTCGCCGACGGCCTCGACGGCGAGAGCGGTGAGGTCGACCGAGCCGTAGACGAGCTCCTGGCCCTCGTCGAGACGGGCGAGCAGCAGCAGATCCTCGACGAGGGTCGTCATACGCAGCGACTGCGCCTGGATGCGCTCGAGCGAGGACTCGGCGGTCTCGATGGTCGCCGCGCGGTGGTCCATGCCGAGTGCTCGGAGCGACAGCTCGGAGTAGCCGCGGATCGAGGCCAGGGGAGTGCGCAGCTCGTGGCTCGCATCGGCGACGAACCGGCGCATCCGCTCCTCATTGCGCTGCCGGGCCTCGAGCGAGGCTCCGACGTGGTCGAGCAGCGTGTTCAGCGACGCCCCGACGCGGCCGATCTCGGTGCGCGGATCGGCGTCGGGCACGCGGTCGGAGATCGACACCTCGCCCTGTGCCAGTGGCAGCTCGGCGACGCGCTCGGCGGTAGCCGCCACCTCGCGCAGCGGCGCGAGGCCGGCGCGGATGGTCCAGGCCGTCGCGGTGGCGAGGAGGATGAGGCCGCCGAGGGTGAGCAGGCCGATGGTGGTGAGCATCTGCGCGATCGTGAAGGCGACCTCGGTGCGCGAGAGGCCGACCACGACGATCGTGTCGCCGGTCCGGCTGCCGTCGACGCGGTACGTGCCGAGCCCGTCGAGCGTGACGACGAGAGGCCCTTCGCCCTGCAGTCCGGCCGCGAGTTCGGCGATCTGATCGTCGTCGAGGGCGACGACCGATCCGTCGTCGAGGGTGACCGCGGCAGTGGCGGGCTGGCCGATCTGCTGCACCGCGAGGAGGAACCCTTCGCGGTACGGCTGCTCCGTGAGGATCTGCTCGGCCGTGGCGCCGGCGCCGACGTACTGGCGCACCTGCACGGCGGTGCGCTCGGTGGTGCTGCGCAGCTGCTCGCTCAGGCCCTGCTCGAGAACATTGCCGAGGATGGCGCTCGTCGCGACGGCGACGAGCACCAGGATGAACGAGGTGATGCCCACCACCGTGACGATGAGCTTGCGCTGCAGCGTCCACGGGCGACGCCGCCGCTTCGGCTTCGCCGGCTCCGCTGTCTCCGCGTCGTCGACGGCGTCTTCGCTGTCGGATGCGTCGGGTGCGGCATCCGTCG is a window of Microbacterium terrae DNA encoding:
- a CDS encoding sensor histidine kinase; translation: MTKATTDAAPDASDSEDAVDDAETAEPAKPKRRRRPWTLQRKLIVTVVGITSFILVLVAVATSAILGNVLEQGLSEQLRSTTERTAVQVRQYVGAGATAEQILTEQPYREGFLLAVQQIGQPATAAVTLDDGSVVALDDDQIAELAAGLQGEGPLVVTLDGLGTYRVDGSRTGDTIVVVGLSRTEVAFTIAQMLTTIGLLTLGGLILLATATAWTIRAGLAPLREVAATAERVAELPLAQGEVSISDRVPDADPRTEIGRVGASLNTLLDHVGASLEARQRNEERMRRFVADASHELRTPLASIRGYSELSLRALGMDHRAATIETAESSLERIQAQSLRMTTLVEDLLLLARLDEGQELVYGSVDLTALAVEAVGDARPAGPDHTWVIDVPEAPVVIAADSGRVDQVIANLLANARTHTPAGTTVTVEVTRDGQDAVLRVHDDGPGIDPAITDELFERFARADRSRARQTGGTGLGLSIVKAIVQAHHGRISVRSVPGDTVFEVRLPARPEDPAALAGAEPMIEAADAEPASGDDQ